A section of the Polyodon spathula isolate WHYD16114869_AA chromosome 29, ASM1765450v1, whole genome shotgun sequence genome encodes:
- the LOC121302179 gene encoding fibroblast growth factor 17-like has translation MCRDAELSICKLSDIQVCLFRNCEFHSTQSVLILCFPLQKKGENHPSPNFNQYVRDQGAVTDQLSRRQVRVYQLYSRTSGKHVQIQGRKINANAEDGNTFARLYVETDTFGSRVRIKGAESGHYLCMNRRGKLVGKPSGKSRECLFTEIVLENNYTAFQNAKYEGWYVAFTRKGRPKKASQTREHQREVHFIKRLHKGPLPFPNERHKHFDFISFAQQKRAKRNRKSQTLP, from the exons ATGTGCCGAGACGCGGAGCTCAGCATCTGCAAGCTCTCAGACATCCAAGTTTGCCTGTTCAGGAACTGTGAATTCCACAGTA cGCAGTCAGTATTGATTTTATGTTTCCCTTTgcaaaaaaagggggaaaatcACCCGTCTCCTAATTTTAACCAGTATGTGAGGGACCAGGGCGCCGTGACGGACCAGCTGAGCCGTCGGCAGGTCCGGGTGTACCAGCTCTACAGTCGAACCAGCGGGAAACACGTTCAGATCCAAGGCAGAAAGATCAACGCTAATGCTGAAGATGGGAATACGTTCG CGAGACTGTATGTGGAAACCGATACATTTGGCAGCCGGGTTCGGATCAAAGGAGCCGAAAGTGGACACTACCTTTGCATGAACCGCAGAGGAAAACTTGTGGGAAAG ccatctggaaaaagcagagagtGCCTCTTTACAGAGATTGTCTTGGAAAACAACTACACGGCGTTTCAAAACGCGAAATATGAAGGCTGGTACGTTGCTTTCACGAGAAAGGGGCGGCCGAAGAAAGCATCCCAAACCAGAGAGCACCAGAGGGAGGTCCACTTTATAAAACGGCTCCACAAAGGCCCATTGCCTTTCCCCAACGAGAGACACAAACACTTTGACTTCATCAGCTTTGCTCAGCAGAAACGGGCCAAGCGCAACAGAAAATCACAGACTTTACCTTAA
- the LOC121302465 gene encoding dematin-like isoform X2, with product MQKQQQQCHTSPGSVCSSRGPSVPGSPAATIVARMDNQVLGYKDLAAIPKDKAILDIERPDLMIYEPHFNYSDQPRSRERSMSPRSISPPLSPENFTCKERGEWGDQRSPGSVSVASAAHSRRSSSAAGMQHFHRPDNGANIYKKPPIYKKGEPSTAIPLSKHIDDLIIESSKFPAAQPPDPNKPSKIETDYWPCPPSLAAVETEWRKRAATKKTGEEEEEEYDDGDLSEEVQRLQRQELNKIQSNLGKLILKEEIEKSIPIRRKTRSLPDRTQMHIPSSSTFKSASLPVCSQNSLTRLQSAEFSSPESNNGAQGLQNGDAQRGRMDRGNSLPSMLEQKIYPYEMLIVTHRGRRKLPLGVDRTRLERHLSPEDFEHLFGMDIKEFDRLSLWKRNDLKKKVSLF from the exons ATGCAAAAG cagcagcagcagtgccaCACCTCCCCAGGGAGTGTGTGCTCCTCCCGGGGGCCCAGTGTGCCGGGCTCCCCCGCAGCAACCATCGTG gcGAGAATGGATAACCAAGTTTTGGGGTACAAGGACTTGGCCGCCATCCCCAAAGACAAAGCGATATTAGACATCGAGCGCCCCGATTTAATGATCTACGAACCCCATTTTAATTACTCAGACCAACCCAGAAGTAGAGAG CGATCCATGTCTCCACGATCGATATCACCCCCACTTTCCCCAGAG AATTTCACCTGCAAGGAGCGGGGAGAGTGGGGAGACCAGAGATCTCCAGGAAGCGTCTCCGTGGCTTCTGCAGCTCACAGCCGTCGCAGCTCCAGCGCAGCAGGCATGCAGCACTTTCACAGACCAG aTAACGGTGCAAATATCTACAAGAAACCCCCGATCTACAAAAAAGGAG AACCCTCCACGGCAATCCCTCTCAGTAAACACATAGACGATCTCATCATTGAATCATCCAAGTTCCCGGCCGCCCAGCCTCCTGACCCCAACAAGCCTTCCAAGATTGAGACCGACTACTGGCCCTGCCCTCCCTCCCTCGCAGCTGTGG AGACAGAGTGGAGGAAACGGGCGGCTACTAAAAAAACaggtgaggaagaggaggaggagtatGATGATGGAGATCTGTCAGAGGAAGTACAGCGACTTCAGAGACAAGAGCTGAACAAG aTCCAATCCAACCTGGGGAAATTGATCCTGAAGGAAGAAATTGAAAAATCGATACCCATTCGGCGGAAAACTCGCTCCCTGCCCGACAGGACCCAGATGCATA TTCCCTCTTCAAGCACCTTCAAATCAGCCTCTCTCCCAGTCTGCAGCCAGAACAGCCTCACCAGG ctccagTCTGCAGAGTTTTCATCGCCAGAAAGTAATAACGGGGCACAAG GTCTTCAG AATGGTGATGCACAAAGGGGAAGGATGGACAGAGGAAACTCACTGCCAAGTATGCTTGAACAGAAG ATCTATCCTTATGAAATGTTAATTGTAACCCACAGAGGACGTAGAAAACTCCCCCTGGGAGTCGACAGAACAAGACTCGAG AGGCATCTGTCACCGGAGGACTTTGAGCACTTGTTTGGAATGGACATCAAAGAATTTGACAGGCTGTCACTCTGGAAACGGAACGACTTGAAGAAAAAAGTGTCACTTTTTTAA
- the LOC121302465 gene encoding dematin-like isoform X1 encodes MQKQQQQQCHTSPGSVCSSRGPSVPGSPAATIVARMDNQVLGYKDLAAIPKDKAILDIERPDLMIYEPHFNYSDQPRSRERSMSPRSISPPLSPENFTCKERGEWGDQRSPGSVSVASAAHSRRSSSAAGMQHFHRPDNGANIYKKPPIYKKGEPSTAIPLSKHIDDLIIESSKFPAAQPPDPNKPSKIETDYWPCPPSLAAVETEWRKRAATKKTGEEEEEEYDDGDLSEEVQRLQRQELNKIQSNLGKLILKEEIEKSIPIRRKTRSLPDRTQMHIPSSSTFKSASLPVCSQNSLTRLQSAEFSSPESNNGAQGLQNGDAQRGRMDRGNSLPSMLEQKIYPYEMLIVTHRGRRKLPLGVDRTRLERHLSPEDFEHLFGMDIKEFDRLSLWKRNDLKKKVSLF; translated from the exons ATGCAAAAG cagcagcagcagcagtgccaCACCTCCCCAGGGAGTGTGTGCTCCTCCCGGGGGCCCAGTGTGCCGGGCTCCCCCGCAGCAACCATCGTG gcGAGAATGGATAACCAAGTTTTGGGGTACAAGGACTTGGCCGCCATCCCCAAAGACAAAGCGATATTAGACATCGAGCGCCCCGATTTAATGATCTACGAACCCCATTTTAATTACTCAGACCAACCCAGAAGTAGAGAG CGATCCATGTCTCCACGATCGATATCACCCCCACTTTCCCCAGAG AATTTCACCTGCAAGGAGCGGGGAGAGTGGGGAGACCAGAGATCTCCAGGAAGCGTCTCCGTGGCTTCTGCAGCTCACAGCCGTCGCAGCTCCAGCGCAGCAGGCATGCAGCACTTTCACAGACCAG aTAACGGTGCAAATATCTACAAGAAACCCCCGATCTACAAAAAAGGAG AACCCTCCACGGCAATCCCTCTCAGTAAACACATAGACGATCTCATCATTGAATCATCCAAGTTCCCGGCCGCCCAGCCTCCTGACCCCAACAAGCCTTCCAAGATTGAGACCGACTACTGGCCCTGCCCTCCCTCCCTCGCAGCTGTGG AGACAGAGTGGAGGAAACGGGCGGCTACTAAAAAAACaggtgaggaagaggaggaggagtatGATGATGGAGATCTGTCAGAGGAAGTACAGCGACTTCAGAGACAAGAGCTGAACAAG aTCCAATCCAACCTGGGGAAATTGATCCTGAAGGAAGAAATTGAAAAATCGATACCCATTCGGCGGAAAACTCGCTCCCTGCCCGACAGGACCCAGATGCATA TTCCCTCTTCAAGCACCTTCAAATCAGCCTCTCTCCCAGTCTGCAGCCAGAACAGCCTCACCAGG ctccagTCTGCAGAGTTTTCATCGCCAGAAAGTAATAACGGGGCACAAG GTCTTCAG AATGGTGATGCACAAAGGGGAAGGATGGACAGAGGAAACTCACTGCCAAGTATGCTTGAACAGAAG ATCTATCCTTATGAAATGTTAATTGTAACCCACAGAGGACGTAGAAAACTCCCCCTGGGAGTCGACAGAACAAGACTCGAG AGGCATCTGTCACCGGAGGACTTTGAGCACTTGTTTGGAATGGACATCAAAGAATTTGACAGGCTGTCACTCTGGAAACGGAACGACTTGAAGAAAAAAGTGTCACTTTTTTAA
- the LOC121302465 gene encoding dematin-like isoform X3 encodes MQKQQQQQCHTSPGSVCSSRGPSVPGSPAATIVARMDNQVLGYKDLAAIPKDKAILDIERPDLMIYEPHFNYSDQPRSRERSMSPRSISPPLSPENFTCKERGEWGDQRSPGSVSVASAAHSRRSSSAAGMQHFHRPDNGANIYKKPPIYKKGEPSTAIPLSKHIDDLIIESSKFPAAQPPDPNKPSKIETDYWPCPPSLAAVETEWRKRAATKKTGEEEEEEYDDGDLSEEVQRLQRQELNKIQSNLGKLILKEEIEKSIPIRRKTRSLPDRTQMHIPSSSTFKSASLPVCSQNSLTRLQSAEFSSPESNNGAQGLQIYPYEMLIVTHRGRRKLPLGVDRTRLERHLSPEDFEHLFGMDIKEFDRLSLWKRNDLKKKVSLF; translated from the exons ATGCAAAAG cagcagcagcagcagtgccaCACCTCCCCAGGGAGTGTGTGCTCCTCCCGGGGGCCCAGTGTGCCGGGCTCCCCCGCAGCAACCATCGTG gcGAGAATGGATAACCAAGTTTTGGGGTACAAGGACTTGGCCGCCATCCCCAAAGACAAAGCGATATTAGACATCGAGCGCCCCGATTTAATGATCTACGAACCCCATTTTAATTACTCAGACCAACCCAGAAGTAGAGAG CGATCCATGTCTCCACGATCGATATCACCCCCACTTTCCCCAGAG AATTTCACCTGCAAGGAGCGGGGAGAGTGGGGAGACCAGAGATCTCCAGGAAGCGTCTCCGTGGCTTCTGCAGCTCACAGCCGTCGCAGCTCCAGCGCAGCAGGCATGCAGCACTTTCACAGACCAG aTAACGGTGCAAATATCTACAAGAAACCCCCGATCTACAAAAAAGGAG AACCCTCCACGGCAATCCCTCTCAGTAAACACATAGACGATCTCATCATTGAATCATCCAAGTTCCCGGCCGCCCAGCCTCCTGACCCCAACAAGCCTTCCAAGATTGAGACCGACTACTGGCCCTGCCCTCCCTCCCTCGCAGCTGTGG AGACAGAGTGGAGGAAACGGGCGGCTACTAAAAAAACaggtgaggaagaggaggaggagtatGATGATGGAGATCTGTCAGAGGAAGTACAGCGACTTCAGAGACAAGAGCTGAACAAG aTCCAATCCAACCTGGGGAAATTGATCCTGAAGGAAGAAATTGAAAAATCGATACCCATTCGGCGGAAAACTCGCTCCCTGCCCGACAGGACCCAGATGCATA TTCCCTCTTCAAGCACCTTCAAATCAGCCTCTCTCCCAGTCTGCAGCCAGAACAGCCTCACCAGG ctccagTCTGCAGAGTTTTCATCGCCAGAAAGTAATAACGGGGCACAAG GTCTTCAG ATCTATCCTTATGAAATGTTAATTGTAACCCACAGAGGACGTAGAAAACTCCCCCTGGGAGTCGACAGAACAAGACTCGAG AGGCATCTGTCACCGGAGGACTTTGAGCACTTGTTTGGAATGGACATCAAAGAATTTGACAGGCTGTCACTCTGGAAACGGAACGACTTGAAGAAAAAAGTGTCACTTTTTTAA